From one Streptomyces sp. NBC_01478 genomic stretch:
- a CDS encoding VOC family protein gives MAVSLHHIVIDTHDLPGLARFWCGVLDWRVLSEKPREVVIGPDEFADTGICFMPVSEPKGTKNRLHFDLAPDDQDAEVERILALGARRVDVGQDKTVGWVVLADPEGNEFCVLRPKASLIAFRDTRV, from the coding sequence ATGGCCGTTTCTTTGCATCACATCGTCATCGACACCCACGACCTTCCGGGGCTCGCCCGTTTCTGGTGCGGGGTGCTGGACTGGCGGGTGCTCTCCGAGAAGCCGCGTGAAGTGGTCATCGGACCCGACGAGTTCGCGGACACCGGCATCTGCTTCATGCCGGTGAGCGAGCCGAAGGGAACCAAGAACCGGCTGCACTTCGACCTCGCCCCCGACGACCAGGACGCCGAGGTCGAGCGGATCCTCGCGCTGGGTGCGCGGCGGGTCGATGTCGGGCAGGACAAGACCGTGGGCTGGGTGGTGCTCGCCGACCCCGAAGGCAACGAGTTCTGCGTCCTCCGGCCCAAGGCCTCGCTGATCGCCTTTCGAGATACCCGTGTCTGA
- a CDS encoding TetR/AcrR family transcriptional regulator, with product MARRYDPERRQRIIDAAIRVVGAKGIAGLSHRSVAAEADVPLGSTTYHFTTLDELMVAALRQANEGFAKVIAARGGLEDPRTDLAGELAGWMGEWLAGDRTGVELEYELYLAALRRPALRPVADEWARDLAEQLARRTDPLTARALVALMDGICLQVLLTDTAYDEEFAREVLGRVIPRPAES from the coding sequence ATGGCCCGGCGCTACGACCCCGAGCGGCGGCAGCGGATCATCGACGCGGCGATCCGGGTGGTCGGGGCGAAGGGCATCGCCGGCCTCAGCCACCGCTCCGTCGCCGCCGAGGCCGATGTGCCGCTCGGCTCGACGACGTACCACTTCACGACCCTCGACGAACTGATGGTCGCCGCACTGCGCCAGGCCAACGAGGGCTTCGCCAAGGTGATCGCCGCGCGGGGCGGCCTGGAGGACCCGCGTACCGACCTGGCCGGGGAACTCGCCGGGTGGATGGGGGAGTGGCTCGCGGGCGACCGCACCGGCGTCGAGTTGGAGTACGAGCTGTACCTGGCCGCCCTGCGCCGCCCCGCGCTGCGCCCCGTCGCCGACGAGTGGGCCCGGGATCTGGCCGAGCAACTCGCCCGGCGCACCGACCCGTTGACCGCGCGGGCGCTGGTCGCGCTGATGGACGGGATCTGTCTTCAGGTGCTGCTGACGGACACGGCCTACGACGAGGAGTTCGCGCGCGAGGTGCTGGGGCGGGTGATCCCGCGGCCGGCGGAGAGCTGA
- a CDS encoding CU044_5270 family protein, whose translation MDEMTRVRELRAEAPAPDRGRLAAGRTRLTEAARTKERRQGLWRRREFVIVAVVAAVTAVAVTVTVLLDGTAPGSRKVEPAATPSVRLKGLSAAQLLERAAELVEKEPDAAVPRADQWIYTLQMSESPDPGLVKVLGKAAIEQPGWIRYDGSAMASENPVPKGQKSKLSITEMHLENGGEGDDRSPRELYRVLDALPAGAQQTLTYLRAKNAIVDGKGVPQAESDYTEISVLLTADVMPSKGLASLYRALATLPGGTVADHLVKDASGRRVIALSYAREDNPKSGESMADQWLLDPQTYRIVGMRMVQDGKVVGGNAIAARAVVDKAGERG comes from the coding sequence ATGGACGAGATGACACGGGTGCGCGAACTGCGCGCCGAAGCACCGGCCCCCGACCGCGGACGGCTCGCGGCGGGGCGTACGCGGCTGACCGAGGCGGCACGGACCAAGGAACGGCGCCAAGGGCTGTGGCGGCGGCGGGAGTTCGTGATCGTCGCGGTCGTGGCCGCGGTCACCGCCGTGGCCGTCACCGTGACCGTGCTGCTGGACGGGACCGCCCCCGGCAGCCGGAAGGTGGAGCCCGCGGCCACGCCGAGCGTGCGCCTGAAGGGGCTGAGCGCGGCTCAACTCCTGGAGCGGGCGGCCGAGTTGGTCGAGAAGGAGCCGGACGCCGCCGTACCGAGGGCCGATCAGTGGATCTACACCCTGCAGATGTCGGAGTCGCCCGATCCGGGGCTCGTGAAGGTGCTGGGCAAGGCGGCGATCGAGCAACCGGGCTGGATCCGGTACGACGGCAGCGCGATGGCCTCCGAGAATCCTGTCCCCAAGGGGCAGAAGTCCAAGCTCTCCATCACCGAGATGCACCTGGAGAACGGGGGTGAGGGCGACGACCGCTCGCCGCGCGAGCTGTACCGGGTGCTGGACGCGCTGCCCGCCGGCGCGCAGCAGACCCTCACGTACCTCCGTGCGAAGAACGCCATCGTCGACGGCAAGGGGGTGCCCCAGGCCGAGTCGGACTACACGGAGATCAGTGTCCTGCTGACCGCCGACGTGATGCCGTCCAAGGGGCTGGCCTCGCTCTACCGCGCCCTCGCGACCCTGCCCGGCGGGACGGTCGCCGACCACCTGGTGAAGGACGCCTCGGGGCGCCGGGTGATCGCTCTGAGCTACGCCAGGGAGGACAACCCCAAGTCCGGTGAGTCCATGGCGGACCAGTGGCTGCTCGACCCGCAGACCTACCGGATCGTCGGCATGCGGATGGTCCAGGACGGCAAGGTCGTCGGCGGCAACGCGATCGCCGCGCGGGCGGTGGTGGACAAGGCCGGCGAACGCGGCTGA
- a CDS encoding DMT family transporter: MGFLMLLTAIAAEVGGTTAMKFSHGFSRLWPSVFTVLGYVLSFALLAQTLKSMSVGTAYAIWAGLGTAAVVGIGTVFLGEGMTLAKAAGIALIIVGVVVLNLGGAH, translated from the coding sequence ATGGGATTCCTGATGCTCCTCACGGCGATCGCCGCGGAGGTGGGCGGCACCACCGCCATGAAGTTCAGCCACGGCTTCAGCCGGCTGTGGCCCTCGGTTTTCACGGTCCTCGGATACGTGCTCTCCTTCGCGCTGCTCGCGCAGACGCTGAAGTCCATGTCGGTGGGTACGGCCTATGCGATCTGGGCCGGCCTCGGCACCGCCGCCGTCGTGGGCATCGGGACGGTGTTCCTGGGCGAGGGGATGACCCTCGCGAAGGCCGCCGGCATCGCGCTGATCATCGTCGGGGTCGTGGTCCTCAACCTCGGCGGCGCGCACTGA
- a CDS encoding AbfB domain-containing protein, whose translation MPDSSPPPSLNSPWENGWTPDNSRPPGTRRLWLAGALALTTVLTCVAAIAVMDKSSDDVSRTKRADPTTPVGADGPGLLSYASPSKQGTPTADGHTPASAKASGASAGAATAGDSATPSAKAPSPSKSTSSHGSSAGGSTGGSSGGSSGSSSSSANQKSVRSVNYPDRYWQVSGDFVKLNPVSSTAARRAATFTVVKGLANSSCYSFATADGGYLRHRDFILRAERNDGTPLFKKDATFCPRTSSYSGAVMLESVNYPGRYLRHQNFQLKLDRYQNSSLFRSDSAFRLVAGLS comes from the coding sequence ATGCCAGACAGTTCACCCCCGCCTTCCCTCAACTCCCCCTGGGAGAACGGCTGGACCCCCGACAACTCCCGGCCCCCCGGAACCCGCCGGCTCTGGCTGGCCGGGGCGCTCGCCCTGACCACCGTCCTCACCTGTGTCGCGGCAATCGCCGTGATGGACAAGTCATCTGACGACGTATCACGGACGAAGCGCGCCGACCCGACGACACCCGTCGGCGCGGACGGCCCCGGCCTGCTCTCCTACGCCTCACCGTCGAAGCAGGGCACGCCCACGGCCGACGGGCACACGCCCGCCTCCGCGAAGGCGTCCGGCGCATCGGCCGGGGCGGCCACGGCGGGAGACAGCGCCACGCCTTCCGCGAAAGCGCCGTCCCCCTCCAAGTCGACTTCATCTCACGGGAGTTCGGCAGGGGGTTCCACCGGAGGTTCGTCGGGAGGTTCGTCCGGCTCGTCGAGTTCCTCGGCCAACCAGAAGTCGGTCCGCTCCGTCAACTACCCGGACCGCTACTGGCAGGTGAGCGGCGACTTCGTCAAGCTCAACCCGGTCAGCTCCACCGCGGCCCGCCGCGCCGCCACCTTCACCGTGGTCAAGGGCCTTGCGAACAGCTCCTGTTACTCCTTCGCGACGGCCGACGGCGGCTACCTCCGCCACCGCGACTTCATCCTCCGCGCGGAACGCAACGACGGCACCCCTCTCTTCAAGAAGGACGCCACGTTCTGCCCCCGCACATCGTCCTACTCGGGCGCGGTGATGCTGGAGTCGGTCAACTACCCGGGCCGCTACCTCCGCCACCAGAACTTCCAGCTCAAGCTGGACCGCTACCAGAACAGCAGCCTGTTCCGGTCGGACTCGGCGTTCCGGCTGGTGGCCGGGCTCAGTTAG
- a CDS encoding metal-sulfur cluster assembly factor — translation MSDTETMEIKPASEEEVREALLDVVDPELGIDVVNLGLIYGVHIDDANIATIDMTLTSAACPLTDVIEDQAKSATDGLVNELRINWVWMPPWGPDKITDDGRDQLRALGFNV, via the coding sequence ATGAGCGACACCGAGACGATGGAGATCAAGCCCGCCTCCGAGGAGGAGGTCCGCGAGGCCCTGCTCGACGTGGTCGACCCCGAACTGGGTATCGACGTCGTCAACCTCGGCCTCATCTACGGCGTGCACATCGACGACGCGAACATCGCGACCATCGACATGACGCTGACCTCGGCGGCCTGCCCGCTGACGGACGTCATCGAGGACCAGGCCAAGTCCGCGACGGACGGCCTCGTCAACGAACTCCGCATCAACTGGGTGTGGATGCCGCCGTGGGGCCCGGACAAGATCACGGACGACGGCCGCGATCAGCTTCGGGCGCTGGGGTTCAACGTCTGA